AAGCGCTCCCTGGTGCGATTACAGCGGCATCGCTGATGGCAAACACGTGGGCATCGCCATCATGGATCACGAGACCAACCCTCGTTATCCAACCGGCTGGCACGTAAGAGATTACGGCCTTATGACAGCGAACTGCTTTGCGTGGAAGCATTATCGCCCTGAAGCAAAACTAAGGGGAGACATGAGGTTCCCAAAAGGGAGCCGGACAACTTGGACATACCGGCTCTATATTCATCCGGGAGATGCAGCCCAAGGCAAGGTGAAGGACCGGTTCCTGGACTTCATTGCGCCGCCGCGCGTCAGCGTTGCATAGGCCGTTCCAGGCACGAAGCGCGCCCAAACAGGTGTTGCCCGGGTGGGAGCGTGTTTCGAACGTGGGGACGGAGAGTTCTTCGGTACCGGCTGCACGCGGCCAGTCCGCCGTGGGTCTCTGAACGCAACGGCACCCAGGAGGCAAACATGGCAAAAGGGAAGGCACGGCCCAAGTCGACAGGCAAGAGCCGCACGAAACATACGGCCAAGAGCGCCAAGAGAAAGACGGCCAAGCCGAGCAAGGCCCCCGCAAAAAAACGGGCCCAACAGAAAGGTAAGAAGGGCCAAGGCAGGAGTGTCGTCAGAAAGACAGCGGCTGCGAAGAAGGCCGTGAAGAAGCCCTCGCCAAAGCCCAAGAAAGTCATGAAGCCAAAACCCGCGCCAAAGGCGAAGACCCAAGTCAAGACCAAACCGAACACGGCGCCGGCCCCGGCCGTCAAGACGAAGAAACCAGTCGAGCAGGAGACCGCAATAGACGTGGCAACCAAGAACAGCACCGCTCCCCGAGCCAGAAGAACGGCTCTTGACCGTGAATTTCTAATGGACTTGGCCAGTTCGATTCGGAACGCGGTCTTACCCGCGATTGATGCCGCGAAGGGGCGCGAAGTTATCGGCAATGCCGCCAGCGGCGATGCGACCTTCCAACTCGACCGGCTCGCGGAAAAAGCGCTGCTGGTGTTTCTCCGGGACGCTAAACTTCCCGTAGCGTACTATTCGGAAGACTCGGGCTACACAACGTTCACCAGCGGTCAACCCGAGCATCTCCTCGTTGTAGACCCGATTGACGGGACCCGCGCGGCGAAGTCCGGCTTCGAGTGGTGCGTCGTATCCATCGGCAGCACACGGGTCATCGAGCGGCCGTATATCGGCGACATCGACACCGCGCTGGTAATGGAACTGATGGGTCCCCGGACCTTTTACGCCGAGCGCGGCAAGGGTGCGCGCCTGTATATCGACGGTCAGTATCGCAAACCCCGGCTTTCCAGGAACGCCGAATTGGAGACGGTGGTATGGTCGATGACGGTTCCTGCGCGGCCGGCCGAGCTTATCTTCCCCACGGCGGCCAAACTCATCGATTTGACCAGCCTCAAGGGGGGCTTCTACGCGTGCAACAGCACCTCTTACAGCCTTACGCGCTTGCTTACGGACCAGCTCGACGCGTGCATCGACATTGCCAACCGGTACTACCGGGATATCCCGGAAGTGGTTCAGGATCAGTTCATTAACGCCGGACGCGGCGCGGTTCTCGGCATTGCCCCCTACGACATCGCCGCGTCACTGCTTATCGCCGAAGAGGCTGGCTGCATCGTGACCGACGCTTACGGCAAGACCCTGAGAGACGTCCTGCTCCTCGACAGCGCCACCGGCAACCACCGCTCGATGGTGGCGGCAGCCAATGCCGAGCTCCACGAGAAGCTCCTGAGCTTCTTCGACACACGCATTCGTCAATACGAACAGTTGCTCGAGCGCAGGGCGGAACTATCGTCTTCGTAAGCCCGGTCCGGTTGCCTTTTTGCGCGGCATCCCGGGACCAGCGCGGGTTTCTGGAAATGCAGAAGGCCCCCGGGCTGTTTCCTCTGGTTGGTTTCGGCACCGCGATGTTCCAAGGAGGGCAGCATGCCTGATCGAGCCAGCATACGATTCGTACAGACCACCGCGGACCGCCACTTGTCGCGGTTCAAGATCGAGCCTGGGCAGATGGCCACTCTGGTCATCTTCGGCGCGACTGGCGACCTGGCAGGCCGAAAACTGATCCCCGCCATCTACAACCTGTGG
Above is a window of Candidatus Hydrogenedentota bacterium DNA encoding:
- a CDS encoding inositol monophosphatase family protein; translated protein: MAKGKARPKSTGKSRTKHTAKSAKRKTAKPSKAPAKKRAQQKGKKGQGRSVVRKTAAAKKAVKKPSPKPKKVMKPKPAPKAKTQVKTKPNTAPAPAVKTKKPVEQETAIDVATKNSTAPRARRTALDREFLMDLASSIRNAVLPAIDAAKGREVIGNAASGDATFQLDRLAEKALLVFLRDAKLPVAYYSEDSGYTTFTSGQPEHLLVVDPIDGTRAAKSGFEWCVVSIGSTRVIERPYIGDIDTALVMELMGPRTFYAERGKGARLYIDGQYRKPRLSRNAELETVVWSMTVPARPAELIFPTAAKLIDLTSLKGGFYACNSTSYSLTRLLTDQLDACIDIANRYYRDIPEVVQDQFINAGRGAVLGIAPYDIAASLLIAEEAGCIVTDAYGKTLRDVLLLDSATGNHRSMVAAANAELHEKLLSFFDTRIRQYEQLLERRAELSSS